A single genomic interval of Kogia breviceps isolate mKogBre1 chromosome 6, mKogBre1 haplotype 1, whole genome shotgun sequence harbors:
- the ZAR1 gene encoding zygote arrest protein 1 — translation MAALGDEVLDAYMYPACALYSYPYPYPYPAAAKGKGAAGGGGWRHRDGGYPPVASSSDGTASSSFPGYGQLAAAEYFHSYQRAQLMALLSQVGPGLAPRPGRASIRDVAVQVNPRRDVSVQCSLGRRTLLRRAREPGLDPEGAAGAGGSCPASPELARRGPEQGSPPSGAPRPVRFPRTVAVYSPVASRRLATLLEGAETTAAEQRPGGPDGEREPPAARPRGPEEGEGSARKEPQRPQSEEDEAQAEVLASREQPLPVAGAPDAASERWLPRSPQPGKERLRFQFLEQKYGYYHCKDCNIRWESAYVWCVQGTNKVYYKQFCRTCQKSYNPYRVEDITCQNCKQTRCSCPVKVRHVDPKRPHRQDLCGRCKGKRLSCDSTFSFKYII, via the exons ATGGCTGCCCTGGGGGACGAGGTGCTGGACGCTTACATGTACCCGGCGTGCGCCCTCTACTCGTACCcgtacccctacccctacccggCCGCCGCCAAGGGCAAGGGAGCGGCGGGCGGGGGAGGCTGGCGGCACCGGGACGGCGGCTACCCTCCCGTTGCCTCCTCGTCTGACGGCACGGCCTCGTCGTCTTTCCCCGGCTACGGGCAGCTGGCGGCCGCCGAGTACTTCCACAGCTACCAGCGGGCGCAGCTCATGGCCCTGCTGTCTCAGGTGGGCCCCGGCCTCGCCCCGCGGCCCGGCCGGGCCAGCATTCGGGACGTGGCCGTGCAGGTGAACCCGCGCCGCGACGTCTCCGTGCAGTGCTCGCTGGGGCGGCGTACGCTGCTGCGCAGGGCCCGCGAGCCCGGCCTTGACCCCGAGGGCGCGGCGGGCGCGGGCGGCAGCTGCCCGGCCTCCCCGGAGCTGGCCCGCCGGGGCCCCGAGCAGGGCAGCCCGCCGAGCGGCGCCCCGCGGCCCGTGCGCTTCCCGCGCACCGTGGCGGTGTACTCGCCCGTGGCCTCCCGCCGCCTTGCCACCCTCCTGGAAGGGGCCGAGACTACGGCGGCCGAGCAGAGGCCCGGGGGGCCGGACGGAGAGCGAGAGCCGCCAGCTGCGAGGCCCCGAGGCCCCGAGGAGGGAGAGGGGTCGGCGAGGAAGGAGCCCCAACGGCCGCAGTCCGAGGAGGACGAGGCCCAGGCCGAGGTACTGGCGAGCAGGGAGCAGCCCCTGCCGGTGGCCGGCGCCCCGGACGCCGCGAGCGAGAGGTGGTTGCCGCGGAGCCCCCAGCCGGGCAAGGAGCGCCTGCGCTTCCAG TTCTTAGAACAGAAATATGGCTACTATCACTGCAAGGACTGCAACATCCGATGGGAAAGTGCCTATGTGTGGTGTGTACAGGGCACTAACAAG GTTTACTACAAGCAGTTTTGCAGAACATGTCAGAAGTCTTATAACCCTTATCGAGTGGAGGATATCACCTGTCAA aattgtaAACAGACTAGATGCTCCTGCCCAGTAAAAGTTCGCCACGTGGACCCCAAAAGGCCCCACCGTCAAGATTTGTGTGGGAGATGCAAAGGCAAACGCCTATCCTGTGACAGCACTTTCAGtttcaaatatatcatttaa
- the SLC10A4 gene encoding sodium/bile acid cotransporter 4 — protein MDGTGNATLLFGPSSLPPDNYTLSPNASSLSPGPDAALAPASSAGPSPGLSVAPGPGVSFRPGPTPTLTPTAGCFAGGAAGPSPTLFAQPEAAHEPPFWDTPLNHGLNVFVGAALCITMLGLGCTVDVNHFGAHVRRPVGALLAALCQFGFLPLLAFLLALTFSLDGSAAVAVLLCGCCPGGNLSNLMSLLVDGDMNLSIIMTISSTLLALVLMPLCLWIYSRAWINTPLVQLLPIGTVILTLCSTLIPIGLGVFIRYKYNRVADYIVKVSLWSLLMTLVVLFIMTCTMLGPKLLASIPAAVYVVAIFMPLAGYASGYGLATLFHLPPNCKRTVCLETGSQNVQLCTAILKLAFPPQNIGSMYMFPLLYALFQSAEAGIFVLIYKIYGSGILYKQDPLDEDEDTDISYKKLKEEEMADTSYGTVKADNLIMMETTQTSL, from the exons ATGGACGGCACCGGCAACGCCACCCTGCTCTTCGGCCCGTCCTCGTTGCCGCCGGACAACTACACCTTGTCGCCCAACGCCAGCAGCCTGAGCCCCGGCCCAGACGCCGCCCTGGCGCCCGCCTCCAGCGCCGGCCCCAGTCCCGGGCTCAGTGTCGCGCCGGGGCCCGGCGTCAGTTTCCGCCCCGGCCCCACTCCGACCCTGACGCCGACGGCCGGCTGCTTCGCGGGTGGCGCCGCCGGCCCGAGCCCTACCCTGTTCGCTCAGCCCGAGGCCGCCCACGAGCCCCCGTTCTGGGACACGCCGCTGAACCACGGGCTGAACGTGTTTGTGGGCGCCGCCCTGTGCATCACCATGCTGGGCCTGGGCTGCACGGTGGACGTGAACCACTTCGGGGCGCACGTCCGTCGGCCGGTGGGCGCGCTGCTGGCCGCGCTCTGCCAGTTCGGCTTCTTGCCGCTGCTAGCCTTCCTGTTGGCGCTCACCTTCTCCTTGGACGGGTCGGCCGCCGTGGCGGTGCTCCTGTGTGGCTGCTGTCCCGGCGGGAATCTCTCCAACCTGATGTCCCTGCTGGTTGACGGCGACATGAACCTCAG CATCATCATGACCATCTCTTCCACGCTCCTGGCCCTGGTCTTGATGCCACTGTGCCTGTGGATCTACAGCCGGGCTTGGATCAACACTCCTCTGGTGCAATTACTGCCCATAGGGACAGTGATCCTGACTCTCTGCAGCACTCTCATCCCTATTGGTTTGGGCGTCTTCATTCGCTACAAATACAACCGGGTGGCTGACTACATTGTGAAG GTTTCCCTGTGGTCTCTGCTAATGACGCTGGTGGTCCTTTTCATAATGACCTGCACTATGTTAGGACCCAAACTGCTGGCAAGTATTCCTGCAGCTGTTTATGTAGTAGCGATTTTTATGCCTTTGGCAGGTTACGCCTCAGGTTATGGCTTAGCTACTCTCTTCCATCTTCCACCCAACTGCAAGAGGACCGTGTGCCTGGAAACAGGGAGCCAGAACGTGCAGCTCTGTACCGCCATTCTAAAACTGGCCTTTCCACCGCAAAACATAGGAAGTATGTACATGTTTCCCTTGCTTTATGCCCTTTTCCAGTCTGCAGaagcagggatttttgttttaatatataaaatatatgggaGTGGAATATTGTACAAGCAAGATCCTCTAGATGAGGATGAAGATACAGATATTTCTtataagaaactaaaagaagaggaaatggcaGACACTTCCTATGGCACAGTGAAAGCAGATAATTTAATTATGATGGAAACCACTCAGACTTCGCTCTAA